DNA from Chloroflexota bacterium:
GCAAAGGCAATATGCATATTGGATAGCGAGTACGTTCAAAATACGGCCACACTATGCATTTTCTGTGAAACGTTTGCCTTAGCGAATATCTTTCATATGTCTCTGGCAGACTTTTTATTTTTGATTTTGATTCCGGGCGTTCTGACTATACAATCGCTTGTTTTGTTACCTCCACATGGACAAATGATGTGTGCACGCCAATCCACCCTTGATTTTCAAAAATGAGGTATTCACGGTCACATAAATAGGTAGAATAGCACATTGAAAATCGTAAAAAAAAGATGCAACCTTAATACACGAATAATTTTGGAATAACACATTGGCCTTGGATAAACTTGGATTTGGGGAGGGTTAAGAAACGGCGTCCTTCCAGAGTAACGATACCCAGAAAATGACATCGGAAGATATAAAGCAAGCCGTTAGGAAAAATATAACCTGGTGGCTTCAACTCCGGGAGCAATGTTCAATTTCCCCGTTGGAAGAGAGGTTTGCTGAAAGCGCTAGCTATTCTTCTGAGATATCGGATGAACTTCCTGCCTCAGTGCAGGAATCTTTCACGGGAGCAGGTACCCGGTCGCTTACGGGAAGGATAAGTGATTAAACAGGATAATATTCCATGAAATTTTTAACTAACCTAACACTTGGCAAAAAAATCCCCCTGCTAACCACCATGGGTCTACTCGTTGGAGTAATAGTATTTAGCTCCCTGGGAATGAGAGCAGTGAATCGAGCCACGGAAACGATGCTCGAAGACCGCCTGACCACAGCTGGTTTAGTAGCTGACTACGTAGACGAAGCATTAGAGCGCGCTCTGTCTGAACTGGAGAATACGGCGCGGATGATTGACATCGATGATACAAAGGACAACTTCCAAGCTCATATAGAATCTCTTGAGACGACTTATTCACGCTTGTCAATTCCTATACATAGCATCTATCTCATCGATGGAGCAGGAGAAATCCGCTGGAGTAAGCCGGATATCGCTTGGACCGATGGTGGCGAATCTTTTCACTTAAGCAGCTTTATCCAGACTATTAAGATGAAAGAAGCCAGTGTTTCAGGTCTTACTACCGCGCCGGCCAAATCAAGCATCGGGGGATTTGTGTACCCGGTGAGGC
Protein-coding regions in this window:
- a CDS encoding cache domain-containing protein; its protein translation is MKFLTNLTLGKKIPLLTTMGLLVGVIVFSSLGMRAVNRATETMLEDRLTTAGLVADYVDEALERALSELENTARMIDIDDTKDNFQAHIESLETTYSRLSIPIHSIYLIDGAGEIRWSKPDIAWTDGGESFHLSSFIQTIKMKEASVSGLTTAPAKSSIGGFVYPVRLGETGYIEIIDQNGIVVVRTEPGPELSPFEKSDHSGRFADLIRAGNPTQGVCHTCH